The Acidobacteriota bacterium genome window below encodes:
- a CDS encoding phasin family protein, translated as MKKVQEHTVKSASELAQDVTETGRSIWLAGLGAVARVEEGGRELFDHLVEKGRKVEKRQFKAIDRTVARTSQKVQEIGDKVQSTVEDGMKGTLHRMGLATLDDVQSLQGHIEALTKKVDEAAAAPRA; from the coding sequence ATGAAGAAGGTCCAGGAACACACCGTCAAGAGTGCCAGCGAGCTGGCCCAGGATGTCACCGAGACCGGGCGCAGCATCTGGCTCGCCGGCCTCGGCGCCGTGGCGCGAGTCGAAGAGGGTGGTCGAGAGCTGTTCGATCATCTGGTCGAGAAGGGCCGCAAGGTCGAGAAGCGCCAGTTCAAGGCCATCGACCGCACCGTTGCCCGCACCTCGCAGAAGGTCCAGGAGATCGGTGACAAGGTGCAGTCGACGGTCGAGGACGGCATGAAGGGCACGCTCCATCGCATGGGTCTGGCGACCCTCGACGATGTGCAGTCCCTCCAGGGCCACATCGAGGCCTTGACCAAAAAGGTCGACGAGGCCGCCGCCGCGCCTCGCGCGTAA
- a CDS encoding polyhydroxyalkanoate synthesis regulator DNA-binding domain-containing protein translates to MIRLIKRYESRKLYDTEESRYVSLEEIAAWVREGQEVKVVDNATTADVTSQTLTQIILDEGRRGSSFLPSELLHELVRVGEKAVSSGMEHVQHGVDRLLQASMDRVGPLRRAREEMSRLRSQLEQLETSLVDLESQRQETPEGATADVATSRKGEGS, encoded by the coding sequence ATGATTCGGCTGATCAAGCGGTATGAAAGCCGCAAGCTTTACGACACGGAGGAGAGTCGCTACGTCTCCCTGGAGGAGATCGCCGCCTGGGTCCGTGAGGGCCAGGAGGTCAAGGTGGTGGACAATGCGACCACGGCCGATGTCACTTCACAGACGCTGACGCAGATCATCCTCGACGAAGGCCGCCGCGGCTCTTCCTTCCTTCCCAGTGAGCTGCTCCACGAGCTCGTGCGGGTTGGCGAGAAGGCGGTATCGAGCGGTATGGAACACGTTCAACACGGAGTCGACCGACTGCTGCAGGCATCGATGGATCGCGTCGGGCCGCTGCGGCGGGCGCGCGAGGAGATGTCGCGCTTGCGCTCGCAGCTCGAGCAGCTCGAAACATCCCTGGTCGACCTCGAGAGCCAGCGGCAAGAGACGCCCGAAGGGGCGACCGCCGACGTGGCGACTTCCAGAAAGGGAGAAGGTTCATGA
- a CDS encoding DEAD/DEAH box helicase family protein, translating to MIHLTFDRGTLLLRGATEDSALPQCVFDARVDAWRAPASADRPILRALHRQEIAFTDEARGYQSLDLASRWLREPFPHQAEATDAWWRQGKGGVVVLPTGSGKTHVAVMLIERLGRSSLVVTPTLDLMRQWLSVLTTAFGLEVGLIGGGEYNPQPLTVTTYDSAHLHMERLGDRFGFLVFDECHHLPSPSYAFAAEASLAPFRLGLTATPEREDGAEKRYRDLIGPIAYRREIGELAGKYLAEYETITLLVRLDDEERQAYREARAVYRDFVASQGLRLGSPQGWNRFLMLTSRSEAGRRAFLAYRQQKAIAQASEGKLRLLAELLERHRRDRVLIFTHDNDTVYRISRRFLIPAITHQTKVRERHDTLTRFNAGDLPFVVTSRVLNEGVDVPAANVGIILSGTGSVREHVQRLGRILRRAEGKEAVLYEVVTEDTAETYVSQRRRRHSAYR from the coding sequence GTGATTCATCTGACCTTCGACCGCGGCACCCTGCTGCTGCGGGGCGCGACCGAAGACTCCGCCCTGCCGCAGTGCGTCTTCGATGCCCGGGTCGACGCCTGGCGCGCTCCGGCCTCGGCCGATCGGCCGATCCTGCGGGCCCTCCACCGCCAGGAAATCGCCTTCACCGACGAGGCCCGGGGCTACCAATCCCTCGACCTCGCGTCGCGCTGGCTGCGCGAGCCCTTCCCGCATCAGGCGGAGGCCACCGATGCCTGGTGGCGACAGGGCAAGGGTGGCGTGGTGGTGCTGCCGACCGGGTCCGGCAAGACCCACGTCGCGGTCATGCTGATCGAGCGCCTGGGCCGCAGCTCCCTGGTGGTGACGCCGACCCTCGACCTGATGCGCCAATGGCTGTCGGTGCTGACCACCGCCTTCGGCCTCGAAGTCGGCCTGATCGGCGGTGGCGAGTACAATCCGCAGCCCCTGACGGTCACCACCTACGACTCGGCTCACCTCCATATGGAGCGCCTCGGAGACCGCTTCGGCTTCCTGGTCTTCGATGAATGCCACCACCTGCCGAGCCCGTCCTACGCCTTCGCCGCCGAAGCCTCCCTGGCGCCGTTCCGTCTTGGCCTGACGGCGACACCGGAACGGGAGGACGGCGCCGAGAAACGGTATCGCGACCTCATCGGGCCAATCGCCTACCGCCGTGAGATCGGCGAGCTGGCGGGCAAGTACCTGGCCGAGTACGAAACCATCACTCTCCTGGTACGCCTCGACGACGAGGAACGGCAGGCCTATCGCGAGGCCCGCGCCGTCTATCGCGACTTCGTCGCCAGCCAGGGCCTGCGGCTGGGATCACCGCAGGGCTGGAATCGCTTCCTGATGCTGACCTCGCGCAGCGAAGCGGGAAGACGCGCCTTTCTCGCCTACCGTCAACAGAAGGCCATCGCACAGGCCTCCGAGGGCAAGCTCCGGCTCCTCGCCGAGCTCCTCGAGCGCCACCGCCGCGATCGAGTGCTGATCTTCACCCACGACAACGACACCGTGTACCGCATCTCGCGGCGCTTCCTGATCCCCGCCATCACCCATCAGACCAAGGTGCGCGAGCGCCACGACACGCTGACCCGCTTCAACGCCGGCGATTTGCCATTCGTGGTCACCTCGCGGGTGCTCAACGAAGGCGTCGACGTGCCCGCCGCCAACGTCGGCATCATCCTGTCGGGCACCGGCAGCGTGCGCGAGCACGTCCAGCGCCTGGGGCGCATCCTGCGCCGCGCCGAGGGCAAGGAGGCAGTGCTCTACGAGGTGGTGACGGAGGACACCGCCGAGACCTACGTCAGCCAGCGGCGGCGGCGCCACAGCGCCTATCGCTGA
- a CDS encoding sulfatase — protein MTTHRFRPLGPFYHRLAAVLATCVAALALAGCSDPALGFAADRWSPDAALAGPFSFASAVRLEAVEVGGEQRQAWVTVGSWSWRGRIPENGRLAFGVHASASGRAVVRLRWGSRVEVLETLRLESHHSWQDRVIDLSDHAGRRVELEFLARLESQATVAWSPVTLGPPPPASPDRPNLLLIVVDTLRRDRLTSYGYERDTTPEIDRLLARRGVVFERAYAQAPWTTPSVASLLSSRYPGEFLGGPRQVFTVADEVDLVSEHLAAAGYRTAAFLGNPILRPPSGLTRGFETVLTSPTMLPAEAISRAGEGWLAAHGAEPFFLYLHYIDPHDPWTPPDLDGGVSPYFPEYRGEVSGADVPALRVGAMELADPVADLAHLSALYDSEIAYVDRWIGRLLDGLSPALLENTLIVFTADHGEELLDHQGWGHASTLYDELVRVPLILRWDGRLPVAERVDDQVRLLDVATTLVAAAGERAPRHWQGKSLLPIARGEKETARLAFASHLHAGPRRAMATLGSLKMILFDRDAERYPSDGRWGEVVAMDRRRMQRRELYDLERDPRERHPLTAVSPSASRLEAAIHRRLLGELPGFQLVAHALPVGERLTLTARLAASPDAWQPYFLEAGDRVTVDSNRLRLEIAGGEPVKGIILPVSVGEVVALEARLGDASWPADRLSIRDVPGLAEQESARQDWYLELRWRPDNRLLSKVPSANQEQLDNLRQLGYLGAGR, from the coding sequence GTGACGACCCATCGGTTCCGCCCCTTGGGGCCCTTCTACCACAGGCTGGCGGCGGTCCTCGCGACCTGCGTCGCCGCCCTGGCCCTTGCCGGCTGCTCGGATCCGGCGCTCGGTTTCGCCGCCGATCGCTGGTCGCCGGACGCGGCCCTCGCCGGCCCCTTCTCTTTCGCGTCGGCGGTTCGTCTCGAGGCCGTCGAGGTCGGCGGAGAACAGCGGCAAGCCTGGGTGACCGTTGGTTCCTGGAGCTGGCGCGGGCGCATTCCGGAGAACGGGCGGTTGGCCTTCGGGGTCCATGCCTCGGCCAGCGGTCGGGCGGTGGTCCGGCTGCGCTGGGGGTCCCGAGTCGAGGTACTCGAGACCCTTCGCCTGGAGTCCCACCATTCCTGGCAGGATCGCGTCATCGATCTCTCGGACCACGCCGGGCGCCGCGTCGAGCTCGAGTTCCTCGCCCGGCTCGAGAGCCAGGCGACGGTGGCCTGGTCGCCGGTCACCCTGGGACCGCCGCCGCCGGCGAGCCCGGATCGCCCCAACCTGCTGTTGATCGTCGTCGACACCTTGCGCCGGGATCGGCTGACCTCCTATGGCTACGAGCGGGACACCACGCCGGAAATCGATCGCTTGTTGGCCCGGCGAGGCGTCGTCTTCGAGCGCGCCTATGCCCAGGCGCCGTGGACCACGCCCTCCGTCGCCTCGCTGCTCTCGAGTCGCTATCCCGGCGAGTTCCTCGGCGGTCCGAGGCAGGTCTTCACCGTCGCCGACGAGGTCGACCTGGTGAGCGAGCATCTGGCAGCGGCGGGTTATCGCACGGCGGCCTTTCTGGGCAATCCCATCCTGCGGCCGCCGAGCGGCTTGACGCGCGGCTTCGAGACCGTGCTCACCAGCCCGACCATGCTGCCGGCGGAGGCCATCTCGCGGGCCGGTGAGGGTTGGCTCGCCGCTCACGGCGCCGAGCCCTTCTTTCTCTACCTCCACTACATCGATCCCCACGACCCCTGGACGCCGCCCGATCTCGACGGCGGGGTCTCGCCGTACTTTCCCGAGTACCGCGGGGAGGTCTCCGGTGCCGATGTCCCGGCGCTGCGGGTGGGCGCCATGGAGCTTGCCGACCCGGTCGCCGATCTGGCCCATCTCTCCGCCCTCTACGACAGCGAGATCGCCTACGTGGATCGCTGGATCGGTCGGCTGCTCGACGGTTTGTCGCCGGCCCTGCTCGAGAACACCCTGATCGTGTTCACCGCCGACCATGGAGAAGAGCTCCTCGATCACCAGGGTTGGGGTCACGCCAGCACCCTCTACGACGAGCTGGTGCGGGTGCCCCTGATCCTGCGCTGGGACGGACGCCTGCCGGTGGCCGAGCGGGTCGACGATCAGGTGCGGCTGCTCGACGTCGCCACCACTCTGGTGGCGGCGGCCGGCGAGAGGGCCCCCCGTCACTGGCAGGGCAAGAGCCTGCTGCCGATCGCGCGCGGCGAGAAGGAGACCGCGCGGCTGGCCTTCGCCAGCCATCTCCATGCCGGGCCGCGGCGCGCCATGGCGACCCTCGGCAGTCTCAAGATGATTCTCTTCGACCGCGACGCCGAGCGTTACCCGAGCGATGGTCGCTGGGGGGAGGTGGTGGCGATGGATCGCCGCCGGATGCAGCGTCGCGAGCTCTACGACCTCGAGCGCGACCCGCGGGAACGGCACCCTCTGACCGCCGTCTCGCCGTCAGCCTCGCGCCTCGAAGCGGCGATTCATCGCCGCCTCCTCGGTGAGCTGCCCGGCTTCCAGCTGGTCGCTCACGCGCTGCCGGTGGGCGAGCGGCTGACCTTGACGGCGCGGCTGGCAGCCTCGCCCGACGCCTGGCAGCCCTACTTCCTGGAGGCCGGTGACCGGGTGACGGTGGATTCCAACCGGTTGCGCCTGGAGATCGCCGGGGGTGAACCGGTCAAGGGCATCATTCTGCCGGTTTCGGTTGGCGAGGTGGTCGCCCTCGAGGCCCGGCTGGGAGACGCCTCCTGGCCGGCGGACCGCCTCTCGATTCGGGACGTTCCCGGCCTGGCGGAGCAGGAATCGGCCCGCCAGGACTGGTACCTCGAGCTGCGCTGGCGACCTGACAACCGGCTCCTGTCGAAGGTGCCGTCGGCCAATCAGGAGCAGCTCGACAACCTGCGACAGCTCGGCTACCTGGGAGCCGGCCGATGA
- a CDS encoding O-antigen ligase family protein, whose protein sequence is MIARPFPLLALTLTLPLWLVAWGGAGSPGFFVLYRAPKLAALQVLLWLLLLALAWHGPGLPSWRRLGRDPVLALTALFLAYGALSLLWAPVAENGFYELCQWLPLLLLLAALRHWLQRDPKLADRIIRIAVLALVPVLLISVLQRLHPLPWLPAIAPQLGVAHASLLGYKNPLALTLLGQIFLLAYLAFGRERPRPVWLALLAFEIILLTTLRSRTVMVALLLTAAAGSVLLVLRGRRRQGAVLAVVGLVFISLLASLPAARQRAATIPTLLGDYWSSDRGVYFRNTLAMVRQHSAGVGLGNWQSVYPVFRSHDRYRSFDDEFRVRRAHSDHVQILGETGWPGLLCWLLLLAWALAASLRAGPRALFIGLQILALGLAMGTDYVLDLPYSKLQLVVLLALLPGPREGAAASGRRALRWLVPLAAGGILLALSLALKSHRGAHFQAAFEHQRSDARELGESFARLPGHDKTFHRHLLALAQLRWQDGEPRGARDAAWRALELHPYDPTTLRLLAILTRPQDPLAAAALEDGAAYVLHEATNGYRKPYPRRPSEDSFGE, encoded by the coding sequence ATGATAGCCCGTCCCTTTCCCCTCCTGGCCCTCACCCTGACCCTGCCGCTGTGGCTGGTGGCCTGGGGCGGGGCCGGCTCGCCGGGCTTCTTCGTGCTCTACCGCGCCCCCAAGCTGGCCGCCCTCCAGGTGCTCCTCTGGCTGCTCCTGCTGGCCCTCGCCTGGCACGGACCCGGCTTGCCTTCGTGGCGTCGCCTGGGGCGCGACCCGGTGCTCGCCCTGACGGCCCTCTTCCTCGCCTACGGCGCGCTCTCGCTGCTCTGGGCTCCGGTGGCCGAGAACGGCTTCTACGAGCTCTGTCAGTGGCTGCCGCTGTTGCTGCTGTTGGCCGCCCTGCGCCACTGGCTGCAGCGCGACCCGAAGCTCGCCGATCGCATCATCCGAATCGCCGTCCTGGCGCTGGTGCCGGTCCTCCTGATCTCGGTTCTTCAGCGCCTCCACCCGCTCCCCTGGCTACCCGCCATCGCTCCGCAATTGGGCGTCGCCCACGCCTCGCTGCTGGGCTACAAGAACCCCCTCGCTCTGACCCTGCTCGGCCAGATCTTCTTGCTCGCCTACCTCGCCTTCGGCCGCGAGCGGCCGCGGCCGGTGTGGCTGGCGCTACTCGCCTTCGAGATCATCCTCCTCACCACCCTGCGGAGCCGCACCGTGATGGTCGCCCTGCTACTGACGGCCGCCGCCGGCAGCGTCCTCCTGGTGCTGCGCGGGCGTCGCCGGCAGGGCGCCGTGCTCGCCGTCGTCGGCCTGGTCTTCATCTCCCTGCTGGCCTCCCTGCCGGCAGCCCGGCAACGAGCCGCCACCATTCCGACTCTCCTCGGCGATTACTGGAGCAGCGATCGCGGCGTTTACTTTCGCAACACCCTGGCGATGGTGCGTCAGCATTCCGCAGGCGTCGGCCTGGGCAACTGGCAGTCCGTCTACCCGGTGTTTCGCAGCCACGACCGCTACCGCTCCTTCGACGATGAGTTTCGCGTCCGCCGGGCCCACAGCGACCATGTGCAGATTCTCGGCGAGACCGGCTGGCCGGGCCTCCTCTGCTGGCTCTTGCTGCTCGCCTGGGCCCTGGCCGCGAGCCTGAGGGCGGGTCCGCGGGCCCTCTTCATCGGCCTCCAGATCCTCGCCCTCGGCCTCGCCATGGGGACCGATTACGTGCTCGACCTGCCCTACTCGAAGCTCCAGCTAGTGGTCCTGCTGGCCCTTCTTCCGGGCCCCCGGGAAGGAGCCGCGGCGAGCGGCCGCCGGGCCCTGCGATGGCTCGTCCCGCTCGCCGCCGGCGGTATCCTTCTCGCCCTTTCGCTGGCCCTCAAGAGCCACCGCGGAGCCCACTTCCAAGCCGCCTTCGAGCACCAGCGGAGTGACGCCCGCGAGCTCGGCGAGAGCTTCGCCCGCCTTCCCGGCCACGACAAGACCTTCCACCGCCACCTGCTGGCCCTGGCTCAACTACGCTGGCAGGACGGCGAGCCCCGAGGGGCTCGCGACGCCGCCTGGCGTGCCCTCGAGCTGCACCCCTACGACCCCACCACCTTGCGCCTGCTCGCCATCCTGACCCGCCCGCAGGATCCCCTCGCCGCCGCCGCCCTCGAAGACGGCGCGGCGTACGTCCTTCACGAAGCCACCAACGGCTACCGCAAGCCCTATCCCCGGCGCCCCTCGGAGGACTCCTTCGGCGAGTGA
- a CDS encoding beta-propeller fold lactonase family protein, with product MNSSRGPQSRLNRSSLFVRLALVCALFALPATGGFLTFLGAYFDGGGVPDGLDGASAVSVSPDGRHVYATGRLDDALVVFRRDATNDLLTYVETLQDGIGGVFGLNGAFDVTTSPDGRHVYAVSRNSDALTVFRRDPSGDNLAFVGAQENAVGGVFGLDGPSAVTVSPDGRHVYVTGERDDALVIFRRDPSNDSLFFYNLIEDNGVLGLGNPTSVDVSPDDLHVYVTAADSLSTFARDATTDALSHVGTIGANNDLEGARSVVTSPDGEHIYVAVEDLDTIAVFERTASGLPSRIATVENGVDGVSGLNAPTSIEFSLDGRVVFVSGRAARAVVVFQRDPASGALIYRKQLNLDDSGVTGTEGVIDLAASSDGEHLFAAGRAADSVVMFEQSLLFTDGFESGDTSRWSDTED from the coding sequence ATGAACTCCAGCCGCGGCCCCCAAAGCCGCCTGAATCGCTCCTCGCTCTTCGTGCGCTTGGCGCTGGTCTGCGCACTCTTCGCCCTACCCGCCACCGGCGGCTTCCTGACCTTCCTCGGAGCCTATTTCGATGGCGGCGGCGTGCCCGATGGTCTCGATGGCGCTTCCGCCGTCAGCGTCAGCCCGGACGGACGTCACGTCTACGCCACCGGGCGCCTCGACGACGCGCTGGTGGTGTTTCGTCGTGATGCCACCAACGACCTTTTGACCTACGTCGAGACGCTGCAGGACGGCATCGGCGGCGTCTTCGGCCTCAACGGTGCCTTCGACGTCACCACCAGCCCGGACGGGCGCCACGTCTATGCGGTATCCCGCAACAGCGACGCCCTGACCGTCTTCCGACGCGATCCTTCCGGTGACAATCTGGCCTTCGTCGGCGCCCAGGAGAACGCCGTCGGCGGGGTCTTCGGTCTCGACGGTCCCTCGGCGGTGACGGTGAGCCCCGATGGCCGGCATGTCTACGTCACCGGTGAGCGCGACGACGCCCTGGTGATCTTCCGCCGCGACCCGAGCAACGATTCCCTCTTCTTCTACAACCTGATCGAAGACAACGGCGTGCTGGGGTTGGGCAATCCGACCTCCGTCGACGTCAGCCCGGACGATCTCCACGTCTACGTCACCGCCGCCGACTCCCTTTCGACCTTCGCTCGCGACGCCACCACCGACGCCCTGTCCCACGTCGGCACCATCGGCGCCAACAACGACCTCGAAGGCGCTCGCTCGGTGGTGACCAGCCCGGACGGCGAGCACATTTACGTCGCAGTCGAGGACCTCGACACGATCGCCGTCTTCGAGCGCACCGCCTCGGGGCTGCCCAGTCGCATCGCCACGGTGGAGAACGGCGTCGACGGCGTCAGCGGCCTGAACGCCCCGACCTCGATCGAGTTCAGCCTCGACGGTCGAGTCGTCTTCGTCTCCGGCCGTGCCGCGCGGGCGGTGGTGGTGTTCCAGCGCGATCCCGCCTCCGGCGCGCTGATCTACCGCAAACAGCTCAACCTCGACGACAGCGGCGTCACCGGCACCGAGGGCGTCATCGACCTCGCCGCCAGCTCCGATGGCGAGCACCTCTTCGCCGCCGGTCGCGCCGCCGATTCGGTGGTGATGTTCGAGCAGTCCCTGCTGTTCACGGACGGCTTCGAGTCCGGCGACACCAGCCGCTGGAGCGACACCGAAGACTGA
- a CDS encoding DUF790 family protein yields the protein MLTSDLIQVRRQRGEIRPRYIDTSDDGHRDLADQLVTLVADHQGKRRAELDSALRELLGTGTAFLLHRGLAKLLLDRCEFETQAPEEPTRLREVVFRHAAAQWQQGDQPFDRDRALVQAADELASDLPVVEASLYGDLKGEQVLTSWKSCTADWLLNRYNVALAQGVLLRAQQLTLEVPPQNPRRHRALFRKIKFFQLMASVSGSPEAGYRIRLDGPLSVLKASQRYGLRMATFLPTLLHFSGWRLEAEVTWGKQRREASFRLSPDQGLAPINRLTGQWLPDALSDLATRFTALGSDWTVSEDAALLDLGGQGVLVPDLVFRHPEGCEAYLETFGFWNRSALESRLALLAEHGPRHLVLALSKGLATDREELEELPGEVLVFRSRPLPRKILERLESLRTDQEPS from the coding sequence ATGCTGACCAGTGACCTGATTCAAGTGCGCCGGCAGCGCGGCGAGATTCGTCCGCGCTACATCGACACCTCCGATGACGGCCATCGGGATCTTGCGGACCAGCTCGTCACCCTCGTCGCTGATCACCAGGGCAAGCGTCGTGCGGAGCTCGATTCGGCCCTCCGCGAGCTGCTCGGGACCGGCACCGCCTTTCTGCTCCATCGCGGCCTCGCCAAGCTCCTCCTCGACCGCTGCGAGTTCGAGACCCAGGCACCGGAAGAGCCGACGCGGCTGCGCGAGGTGGTGTTTCGCCATGCCGCCGCGCAGTGGCAACAGGGCGATCAACCCTTCGATCGCGACCGCGCCTTGGTGCAGGCGGCGGACGAACTCGCCAGCGACTTGCCTGTGGTCGAAGCCAGCCTCTATGGCGACCTCAAGGGCGAGCAGGTGCTCACGTCCTGGAAATCCTGCACCGCCGACTGGCTCCTCAACCGCTACAACGTCGCGTTGGCCCAAGGGGTTCTGCTGCGCGCTCAGCAGCTGACCCTCGAGGTTCCACCGCAGAATCCTCGCCGCCATCGCGCCCTGTTTCGCAAGATCAAGTTCTTCCAGCTGATGGCGAGCGTTTCCGGCAGTCCCGAGGCGGGCTATCGCATTCGCCTCGACGGCCCCCTCTCGGTGCTCAAGGCGAGCCAGCGCTACGGCCTGCGGATGGCGACCTTCCTGCCCACCCTGCTGCACTTCTCGGGTTGGCGTCTCGAGGCGGAAGTGACCTGGGGCAAGCAGCGTCGAGAGGCGAGCTTCCGGCTTTCGCCGGACCAGGGCCTGGCCCCGATCAACCGTCTCACCGGCCAGTGGCTGCCCGATGCCCTGAGCGATCTCGCCACCAGGTTCACGGCCCTCGGCAGCGACTGGACGGTCTCCGAAGACGCCGCGCTGCTCGATCTCGGAGGCCAGGGCGTACTGGTACCGGACCTGGTGTTCCGCCATCCCGAGGGCTGCGAGGCCTACCTCGAGACCTTCGGCTTCTGGAACCGCTCGGCCCTCGAGAGTCGCCTGGCGCTCCTCGCCGAGCATGGTCCCCGCCATCTCGTGCTGGCCCTCTCGAAGGGCCTGGCCACCGATCGGGAAGAGCTCGAAGAGCTTCCGGGAGAGGTCCTCGTCTTCCGCTCGCGCCCCCTTCCCCGTAAGATCCTCGAACGCCTGGAAAGCCTGCGAACCGATCAGGAGCCGTCATGA
- a CDS encoding DJ-1/PfpI family protein: MRLAFAITLGCLLTACTTASAPPTVSDATPLEQVRDLPAKRSLQAAFLVVDGVYNTELTAPFDILHHTVFHVQPGIEVFTVSPDGQPVTTFEGITLEVDHSFESAPRSIDILVVPSAENSMDSDLQNKAMLGWVRRVGERARWVMSLCDGAFVLAAAGLLDGHAVTTFPGDQDRFAEMFPQLDLRRGISYVHDGAMITSQGGARSFDPALYLVAHLYGDDVARGVGRGMVLPWPPVPGTVPALVVSTAP, from the coding sequence ATGAGACTCGCCTTCGCCATCACCCTCGGTTGTCTCCTCACCGCCTGCACCACCGCCTCGGCGCCGCCCACGGTGAGCGATGCGACGCCTCTCGAGCAGGTTCGCGACCTGCCCGCGAAGCGCTCCCTGCAGGCGGCCTTCCTGGTGGTGGACGGGGTCTACAACACCGAGCTGACGGCTCCCTTCGACATCCTCCATCACACCGTCTTCCACGTCCAGCCGGGCATCGAGGTGTTCACCGTGTCCCCGGACGGCCAGCCGGTGACGACCTTCGAGGGCATCACCCTCGAGGTCGATCACTCCTTCGAATCGGCTCCGCGGTCGATCGACATCCTGGTGGTTCCGAGCGCCGAGAACAGCATGGACTCGGACCTGCAGAACAAGGCCATGCTGGGATGGGTGCGGCGCGTCGGAGAGCGCGCCCGCTGGGTGATGTCGCTGTGCGATGGGGCCTTCGTGCTGGCTGCCGCCGGCCTGCTCGACGGCCACGCGGTCACCACCTTTCCGGGCGACCAGGATCGCTTTGCCGAGATGTTCCCGCAGCTCGATCTGCGGCGCGGCATCTCCTATGTCCACGACGGCGCGATGATCACCTCCCAAGGTGGCGCACGCAGCTTCGATCCCGCCCTCTATCTGGTGGCCCACCTCTACGGTGACGACGTCGCTCGCGGAGTCGGCCGTGGCATGGTCCTGCCCTGGCCCCCGGTTCCCGGCACGGTGCCGGCGCTGGTGGTCTCGACCGCCCCCTGA
- a CDS encoding LLM class oxidoreductase: protein MSRPSNPVEHRRPREFRRINHGFDRVFRTGRMSLGLVVPIEAYPQGPVPTMAQHLERVRRAEQLGFSAVWLRDVPFNVASFGDAGQIFDPFVYLGFLAGQTERIALGVASIVLPLRHPAHVAKAAASADQLSGGRLILGVASGDRPQEYPALALPFEDRGERFRASFDYIRSMARTEGRFENPYGRIDPGVDLLPKPSAGRLPLLVTGGSRQHPDWSAQHADGWMIYPRAVALQARVVGDWRARVEAAGSPPKPIMQPLYVDLTEDPGHPPQPIHLGLRLGSNHLRDHLRSLAAAGIDHVALNLRFNRADIEGTLERLAADILPEFSG, encoded by the coding sequence GTGTCTCGACCCTCGAACCCCGTTGAGCACCGCCGCCCCCGGGAGTTTCGCCGCATCAACCACGGCTTCGACAGGGTCTTCCGAACCGGGCGCATGAGCCTCGGTCTGGTGGTTCCGATCGAAGCCTACCCTCAGGGGCCGGTCCCCACCATGGCGCAGCACCTCGAGCGCGTCCGCCGCGCCGAACAGCTCGGTTTTTCTGCCGTCTGGCTGCGCGACGTGCCGTTCAACGTCGCTTCCTTCGGCGACGCCGGCCAGATCTTCGACCCCTTCGTCTACTTGGGATTCCTGGCCGGGCAAACCGAGCGCATCGCCCTCGGCGTCGCCAGCATCGTGCTGCCCTTGCGCCACCCGGCTCACGTCGCCAAGGCGGCGGCGAGCGCCGACCAGCTTTCCGGCGGCCGCCTGATCCTGGGCGTCGCCTCCGGAGACCGCCCCCAGGAGTACCCGGCCCTCGCCCTGCCCTTCGAAGATCGCGGCGAGCGCTTTCGCGCCAGCTTCGACTACATCCGGTCGATGGCCCGCACCGAGGGCCGTTTCGAGAATCCCTATGGCCGCATCGATCCGGGCGTCGATCTCCTGCCCAAGCCGTCCGCTGGGCGACTGCCCCTGTTGGTGACGGGCGGCAGCCGCCAGCATCCGGACTGGAGCGCGCAGCACGCCGATGGCTGGATGATCTATCCCCGCGCCGTCGCCCTCCAGGCTCGCGTCGTCGGCGACTGGAGGGCTCGAGTGGAGGCCGCAGGGAGCCCTCCCAAGCCGATAATGCAGCCCCTCTACGTAGATCTCACGGAAGATCCCGGACACCCGCCGCAGCCAATTCATCTCGGCCTCAGGCTCGGCAGCAACCACCTGCGAGACCATCTGAGATCGCTCGCCGCCGCCGGCATCGACCACGTGGCTCTCAACCTACGGTTCAACCGGGCGGATATCGAAGGCACGCTGGAGCGCCTCGC